The genomic window gccagcTGACtcagaagggagagagagggatgaggaagggagaggaggctaATGTGGCagccctgacatgtggggcctacgtgggtttcacgctgactcagccgccacgtaggataaaaccggggtcaaaactacTAAAGAACCTATTATGTCCGGTTTTGGTTAGTTAAGGGACGttggatatctggttttgcgcttggaggacgattttgtaactcgatgacaagttgagggaccttcggagTACTTTTTCCTATGGCCCATACTCGCACTTGGGCCGTAGGACGCGGCCTCGGGTGGCTGGTGGAAATTTCTCCACGTGACGCAACGCGATCCCTTCTCTTCCCCATTTGCGTTCGTAGCGAATCGCGATTCCACCCACCACCACTGAGAGAGGCGGAGGCGCTGACCAATCGCGatgcggccgccgtcgccgccgcggccgctggcCTTCCCGACGCTGGACTCGCTGGCGGCGTTCCTCGGCTCGCGCCTGCCGGCGTCGGCGCTGGCGTCCTGGGGCACGGCGCCGGGAACCAAGACCCTCCTCAACCTCTTCCTCGAGCTCTCACAGGGGGAGTGCGTcctcatctccgccgccgccgccgccgccgcggcgccgccatcgcagcagcagcatcccGTCGTCCGCGCCGTCCACGTCGCCAGCGTCCGGATCCGCAACGGGCGCGGCGCGCTGCTGATGGAGACCGGGCAGCTCCTCTCCGACGGCACGCTCCGCTCCCGCGGCGGGCTCCGCCCGCTGTCGGAGAAGATGCGCCCCGGCGAGACCCCCGAGGCCGCGGCCGTCCGCGCCGTCCGGGAGGAGCTCGGCGAGCGCGTCCGCGTCCGGATcctgggcggcgaggaggcccgcgTGGAGGAGCGGGACTCGGCGTCCTACCCGGGGCTCCACGCCAGGTACGTTCTCCACGCGGTGGACGCGGAGGTGGTCGAAGGCGTCCCCGAGGACGGCGAGTTCGACACGGAGGAGGGCGGGGAGCACGAGGACGAGGTCGTCGTCgatggagccgccgccgccatcaccgtgAAGCGCCATTACTGGAAGTGGGTGGAcgacaacgacaacgacgaggaggatgtcgccggcgccgaggagggcGCGCGCCAGAGCGCGCACTAGGAAGCATCAGACATGCATCTCGGCTGGCAATTTTTACCTTGCAAAATTCTGTAACTTCGTTCGTGTCGACCAACGATTCGGTGTCATTTTCGTGTTGTGATCCTCTCCTGCTGCTGTCAAAAATACGATGCCAAATTGTTTCACGGATTTATTACTGTGTGTTATTGTTGGAATAAAAAGTGAATTGTCCATCTTTTTTTATCAGTTTAAATTTTTGGATTAAACTGTTCGGTGCATGCAATTTAATATGGTATCAAAGTAAAAAGTTTTGAGTTCGAATTCTAGCTGGTGTGcaactaaataaaaattatagtcCACTTCTATTTCACGCTAAAGACTAATCTACTTCTATATCACACTAAAGGCTTGAAGAGGCCTCATGTAAAGAGAAGTGTTGGAATATAAAGAGAATTACCATCTCTTCTCAATTTAACCTTTTCCCAACGTTATTTCTTGCTGATGAACTGATGCCTCCTCACATGGTTGATTGAATCTACGACAAGTTGACAACGTTTCTTGTGTCGTGGCTCCTGAGTCCTGACGCGGTGCGCGTGACGGCGATCATCGTGTCGGCGAGTGGGACGTGGGCGGTTGTTTTGCTCGCCGTCTCGCGCGAAATCTGGTGgtcgcgccgcccgcccacGGCGTTTTGGTCGGCTAAACAAAACACGTCATGAACAGGTGCTAACTGCTAAGCCAAGCGTTAGCCAAGTCGCTGTACGATAAAAACATGTACGCTGTTTCTGAAATGGAAATAAAGGTTATGggttattaataaaaaaaagtcgcTGTACGATACTAATACGACCGAT from Oryza glaberrima chromosome 6, OglaRS2, whole genome shotgun sequence includes these protein-coding regions:
- the LOC127777453 gene encoding uncharacterized protein LOC127777453, coding for MRPPSPPRPLAFPTLDSLAAFLGSRLPASALASWGTAPGTKTLLNLFLELSQGECVLISAAAAAAAAPPSQQQHPVVRAVHVASVRIRNGRGALLMETGQLLSDGTLRSRGGLRPLSEKMRPGETPEAAAVRAVREELGERVRVRILGGEEARVEERDSASYPGLHARYVLHAVDAEVVEGVPEDGEFDTEEGGEHEDEVVVDGAAAAITVKRHYWKWVDDNDNDEEDVAGAEEGARQSAH